The following coding sequences lie in one Thalassoglobus polymorphus genomic window:
- a CDS encoding SGNH/GDSL hydrolase family protein, giving the protein MARTVGLNSNGRLHSPLSICFVLLCLSNITFAEETSKEPWKYDAALLRPFWHGEQIEGESVLFLKGDPEGNTGTASVLFPIQKILAVKSSSGEIVYEEGRDYVWKVGSREISIPAGSRIPIHHPDELRRPAGSQKYRLTHRDGNGEILFGARLEYAEMQTCITYQHAPGLWKSAVPVYDSKALPKTVSKLTSKQPVSIVVLGDSISAGANSSELGKAPPYQPAYPELLQIHLENRFGTEVKLKNLSVGGKATDWGITQVENVLKEKPDLVILAFGMNDSAGRSTEDYQAKTKQTIDLIREQQPETEFILVASMLGNRGWTTLKHERFPEYRDALQELCEPGIALADVTAIWTEFLKLKQDWDQTGNGVNHPNDFGHRVYAQVIATLLDPGK; this is encoded by the coding sequence ATGGCTCGTACTGTCGGATTGAACTCGAATGGACGACTCCACTCTCCTTTGAGTATTTGCTTTGTATTGCTTTGTCTTTCGAACATTACATTTGCCGAAGAGACCAGCAAGGAGCCTTGGAAGTATGACGCCGCATTGCTGCGTCCGTTCTGGCATGGAGAGCAAATTGAGGGCGAATCAGTTTTGTTTCTCAAAGGAGATCCAGAAGGGAACACCGGTACCGCCTCTGTTTTGTTTCCGATTCAGAAAATTCTTGCCGTCAAAAGTTCTTCAGGCGAGATCGTCTATGAGGAAGGGCGTGACTACGTTTGGAAGGTCGGCAGCCGAGAGATTTCGATTCCAGCTGGTTCGAGGATTCCGATTCACCATCCTGATGAGCTTCGTCGACCTGCCGGGTCTCAGAAATATCGCTTGACGCATCGTGACGGGAATGGCGAAATTTTATTCGGGGCGAGATTGGAATATGCTGAGATGCAAACCTGCATCACTTATCAACATGCCCCCGGTCTTTGGAAGTCTGCCGTCCCGGTTTACGATTCCAAAGCACTTCCGAAAACAGTCTCGAAACTGACGAGTAAACAGCCCGTTTCTATTGTGGTTTTGGGAGATAGTATTTCCGCAGGAGCGAACTCGTCAGAGTTAGGAAAGGCTCCGCCGTATCAGCCGGCCTATCCTGAGTTGCTGCAAATTCACCTGGAAAATCGTTTCGGAACAGAAGTGAAACTCAAAAATTTGTCTGTCGGCGGAAAAGCGACTGATTGGGGAATCACACAAGTTGAGAACGTCTTGAAAGAGAAGCCGGATCTTGTGATTCTGGCATTCGGGATGAATGACTCTGCAGGGCGATCAACGGAAGATTATCAGGCGAAGACAAAGCAAACCATCGACTTGATTCGAGAGCAGCAACCTGAAACGGAGTTTATTCTGGTCGCTTCGATGTTGGGGAACCGGGGATGGACCACGCTGAAACATGAGCGGTTTCCTGAATATCGCGACGCACTTCAGGAACTTTGTGAACCGGGCATTGCCCTTGCCGACGTGACCGCCATCTGGACGGAGTTCTTGAAACTGAAGCAGGATTGGGACCAGACCGGGAATGGTGTGAATCATCCGAATGATTTCGGACATCGTGTGTATGCACAGGTCATTGCAACACTCTTGGACCCCGGAAAATAA
- a CDS encoding cob(I)yrinic acid a,c-diamide adenosyltransferase — protein MVYLNKIYTKTGDSGETSLGDGTRVPKTHVRIGAYGGVDELNAVIGVAIACGSLPNKTAEVLTSIQNDLFDVGADLCVPESDEPPEYEPLRMTQPKVDQLEKWIDANTEKLTPLNSFILPGGNPGAAHLHLARTVCRRAEIGVIALAEVEKINPLVVIYLNRLSDLLFVLARIVNDHGEADILWKPGGERSGE, from the coding sequence ATGGTCTACCTCAATAAAATCTACACCAAGACCGGCGATTCCGGTGAAACGTCATTGGGCGACGGAACTCGAGTTCCCAAAACGCATGTGAGAATCGGTGCGTATGGAGGTGTTGATGAACTCAACGCCGTGATCGGAGTTGCGATTGCTTGCGGTTCACTCCCCAACAAAACTGCGGAAGTTCTCACGAGCATTCAGAACGACCTCTTTGACGTCGGAGCAGATTTGTGCGTCCCTGAATCAGACGAACCACCCGAGTATGAACCGCTGCGTATGACGCAGCCAAAAGTTGATCAACTCGAAAAGTGGATCGATGCAAATACTGAAAAGCTGACTCCACTCAACAGTTTTATTCTGCCCGGAGGAAATCCGGGTGCAGCTCATTTGCATCTGGCACGAACAGTCTGCCGTCGTGCTGAAATCGGTGTCATCGCACTCGCTGAGGTGGAAAAAATCAACCCGCTCGTCGTCATCTACTTAAATCGACTGTCAGACCTGCTGTTCGTTCTCGCCAGAATCGTTAACGATCATGGTGAAGCTGACATTCTTTGGAAACCGGGCGGTGAACGCTCGGGCGAATAA
- the ppk1 gene encoding polyphosphate kinase 1: MSETTYFDRELSWLEFNQRVLNEALDEDVPLLERLKFLAITSSNLDEFFRVRIGALTHLIESDAATISPSGMTPSEQMRAVCERVNKMVDDQYKCYLNELAPQLSAQGIRQLQADELNSAQKMMLKQLFQSEILSVLTPMAVGNGNPFPLLANQIVNACVRLAPRKDSPENVPPLPRYAVIPFGRTLSRFYSLPSESGFAYMHLEDILSLFIHEFFPGEEVEECHAFRLTRNAEVEVEELTPQGLAVNMAEVIVARTEADCLRLEIDDAASDDLIHFLQQEVHVSPEQIYRLPGPVDLGAFMELAGRRGFEHLKYDAWPAVRSPDVSAEELMFDTIAEKDVLLFHPYESFEPVVRLIEEAADDPDVIAIKQTLYRISSRSSIIRALKRAVDNGKHVTVLLELKARFDEERNLKQARELESIGAQVIHGVKGLKTHAKVCIIVRREPGGIQRYVHFGTGNYNESTAKLYSDVSILTCDEDLGADAVAFFNTIAGDSQPPQNYRKLESAPLKLRTTLIEHIAAEAKRAENGQEAKIMVKLNALTDTALIDALYKASQAGVEIFLNIRGICCLKPGVPGLSENIHVVSIVDRFLEHARILYLHQGGDPQLYISSADWMARNLDQRKELLVPVEDPKCRRQLIHIFNVFDQDNVKASVLQPDGSYIKTAIGDAEPFRAQEVLYQESKNASNRIAKKQRTMFEPHHF, translated from the coding sequence ATGAGTGAGACTACGTATTTTGATCGTGAATTGAGTTGGTTGGAATTTAATCAGCGAGTTCTGAACGAGGCTCTCGATGAAGATGTCCCGTTGCTCGAACGTTTGAAGTTTCTGGCGATAACAAGTTCTAATCTGGATGAATTCTTCCGTGTTCGAATTGGTGCACTCACTCACCTGATTGAATCTGACGCTGCGACGATTTCGCCGTCGGGAATGACTCCGTCCGAGCAGATGAGAGCTGTTTGCGAGCGCGTCAACAAAATGGTTGACGACCAATACAAGTGCTACTTGAACGAGTTGGCTCCTCAATTAAGCGCGCAGGGAATTCGTCAGCTTCAAGCAGATGAATTGAACTCTGCACAAAAAATGATGCTCAAGCAGCTCTTTCAGTCAGAGATCCTCTCGGTCCTGACTCCCATGGCTGTGGGAAATGGAAATCCGTTTCCGCTTCTGGCGAATCAGATTGTCAACGCCTGTGTCCGTCTCGCTCCACGAAAGGACTCCCCCGAGAACGTCCCTCCTCTGCCTCGATATGCAGTCATCCCATTTGGTCGGACACTCTCCCGATTTTATTCTCTACCCTCGGAGAGTGGTTTTGCTTACATGCATCTGGAGGACATTCTCTCGTTGTTCATCCACGAGTTCTTTCCCGGTGAAGAAGTCGAGGAGTGCCACGCGTTCCGACTGACCAGAAATGCCGAAGTGGAAGTTGAAGAACTGACACCACAAGGGCTCGCGGTCAACATGGCAGAGGTCATTGTTGCTCGGACAGAAGCAGATTGTCTGCGCCTCGAAATAGACGACGCAGCTTCAGATGATCTGATTCATTTTTTGCAGCAGGAAGTCCATGTCAGTCCCGAACAAATTTATCGCCTCCCTGGCCCCGTCGATTTGGGAGCGTTCATGGAACTCGCAGGGCGACGTGGGTTTGAGCACTTGAAGTATGATGCGTGGCCAGCAGTCCGCTCACCAGATGTTTCTGCCGAAGAATTGATGTTCGACACGATCGCAGAAAAAGACGTGCTCCTTTTTCATCCCTACGAAAGTTTCGAACCGGTTGTCAGGCTCATAGAAGAAGCAGCTGATGACCCAGATGTCATTGCCATCAAACAGACTCTCTATCGCATCAGTAGTCGAAGTTCAATCATTCGCGCCCTGAAGAGGGCGGTCGACAATGGGAAGCATGTCACCGTCTTGCTGGAACTCAAAGCTCGATTTGATGAAGAACGAAACCTGAAACAGGCCCGAGAGCTTGAATCGATCGGAGCTCAAGTCATTCACGGCGTGAAAGGACTCAAAACGCACGCCAAAGTTTGCATTATCGTCCGCCGCGAACCAGGCGGAATTCAACGGTATGTCCATTTCGGAACTGGAAATTACAACGAATCGACTGCCAAGCTTTACAGCGACGTCTCGATTTTAACGTGCGATGAAGACTTGGGGGCAGATGCAGTTGCCTTTTTCAATACAATCGCTGGCGATTCGCAGCCTCCGCAAAATTATCGCAAACTAGAATCTGCCCCGCTGAAATTACGAACCACTTTAATTGAACATATCGCTGCCGAGGCAAAACGGGCGGAGAACGGACAAGAAGCAAAAATCATGGTCAAGCTCAACGCCTTGACCGACACAGCACTCATTGACGCTCTATACAAAGCCTCGCAGGCGGGAGTGGAAATCTTCTTGAACATCCGTGGAATCTGTTGTTTGAAGCCCGGGGTGCCGGGATTGAGTGAAAATATCCACGTCGTGAGTATCGTCGATCGATTCCTCGAACATGCTCGAATTTTATACTTACATCAAGGGGGCGACCCGCAACTCTATATTTCAAGTGCCGACTGGATGGCCCGGAATCTTGATCAGCGAAAAGAACTCCTCGTTCCGGTTGAAGACCCGAAATGTCGTCGCCAATTGATTCACATCTTCAATGTTTTCGACCAAGACAACGTCAAAGCCTCTGTGCTTCAACCGGATGGCTCATATATCAAAACGGCGATCGGGGACGCTGAGCCGTTTCGAGCTCAAGAAGTTCTTTATCAAGAAAGCAAGAATGCATCGAACCGCATTGCCAAGAAACAAAGAACCATGTTTGAGCCGCATCACTTTTAA
- a CDS encoding DUF1549 domain-containing protein — protein MNSTISQTFLFCLIVLCPLAAADEGLVLIPNEIVLSGPESSAQVILQNRSGEIIQSQIHDEMEWTIQDEKIAAVDSAGVIRPKSNGQTVVTVRHGNRSASATITIGEMDVPYVWSFRNHVEPALTKAGCNTGACHGALAGKGGFRLSLGMYDPQSDHFTVTKQDLGRRVEFSDPGRSLVLAKPSGAIPHKGGLRLDNESRDYRIIAEWIANGAPAPSKNDPLVETITVLPKRVQLKRGQTQQLLGYAKYTDHSNRDVTNWVKWTSTNEAVCTVDDTGKVSIIGSGEGAIVGWFSSKISVARITVPYENDVPAEVYTSLKPRGFIDTLINEQLERLNLPPSPKCDDATFVRRVFLDTIGLPPTPEEVKSFLAATEEDKREKLIESLLERPEFVDYWTYKWSDILMLNGQLLRPEALKAYYKWVYAQVEKNTPWDQFVREILTATGSTYENGAANFYSLYETPEDMTENACQAFMGLSIGCAKCHNHPLEKWTNDQYYSMANLFSRVRAKGWGGDRRNGDGLRTVFVVESGELYQPRTGKPQPPTPLDGEPIPFDSTEDRRVELAKWMTSPENPYFAKSITNRVWANFFGVGLVESIDDMRVSNPASNEELLEAAAKYVVENKFDLKTLMRQILQSNAYQRSSLPVEGNEADTRFYSRYFPRRLIAEVIHDSIAQATDVPSNFERVAFPGADFQKTDFYPVGTRAIQLYDSSVESYFLKTFGRNTRNIVCECERSNVPSMVQVLHLSNGTTINEKVESKEGRIASLLAQRENGMSTESLVDQSFLWCLSRYPTVDERSALTTIMNEASPEEQRLVIEDLFWSLMTSREFIFNH, from the coding sequence ATGAATTCTACCATCTCCCAAACATTTCTGTTTTGTCTGATCGTTTTATGCCCGTTGGCAGCAGCTGATGAAGGTCTGGTCCTGATTCCCAATGAAATCGTTTTGAGTGGTCCAGAATCTTCCGCTCAAGTGATTCTTCAAAATCGTTCTGGTGAAATAATCCAAAGTCAGATTCATGACGAGATGGAATGGACGATTCAGGATGAGAAAATTGCAGCAGTCGACAGCGCGGGAGTGATTCGACCGAAATCAAACGGTCAGACAGTCGTTACAGTCCGGCATGGAAATCGGTCCGCCTCAGCGACGATCACAATTGGCGAGATGGATGTCCCGTACGTGTGGAGTTTTCGAAATCATGTTGAGCCGGCACTGACGAAGGCTGGGTGTAACACTGGGGCTTGTCATGGGGCTCTCGCAGGGAAAGGAGGGTTCCGACTCTCTTTAGGAATGTATGATCCGCAGTCAGACCACTTCACGGTCACGAAGCAAGATCTTGGTCGGCGTGTCGAATTCTCAGATCCCGGGCGAAGTTTGGTTCTTGCGAAACCTTCGGGAGCGATCCCACACAAAGGAGGTTTGCGACTGGACAACGAATCGAGAGACTATCGCATCATCGCAGAATGGATTGCAAACGGTGCACCTGCTCCCAGCAAAAATGACCCCTTGGTTGAAACAATCACGGTGTTGCCCAAGCGAGTTCAGCTTAAGAGAGGGCAAACTCAACAACTTCTCGGGTACGCAAAATATACTGACCATTCAAATCGTGATGTGACGAACTGGGTGAAGTGGACATCCACGAACGAAGCGGTCTGTACGGTTGATGACACAGGGAAGGTCTCCATCATCGGGTCTGGTGAAGGGGCGATTGTCGGTTGGTTCTCGTCGAAAATTTCAGTCGCACGAATTACGGTCCCTTATGAAAACGATGTCCCGGCGGAAGTCTATACCTCACTCAAGCCCCGTGGGTTCATCGACACGTTGATCAACGAGCAGCTTGAACGTCTCAATCTCCCACCCTCGCCAAAGTGCGATGACGCAACGTTCGTTCGGCGGGTCTTCCTCGATACGATTGGGCTTCCACCAACCCCTGAAGAAGTGAAGTCATTTCTCGCTGCGACTGAAGAAGACAAACGAGAAAAGCTGATTGAGTCGCTGCTCGAACGTCCGGAGTTTGTCGACTACTGGACCTACAAGTGGTCAGACATTTTGATGCTCAATGGTCAATTGTTGAGGCCAGAGGCGCTTAAGGCTTATTACAAATGGGTTTATGCTCAGGTCGAAAAAAATACTCCGTGGGATCAGTTCGTTCGAGAGATTTTGACTGCGACCGGCAGCACCTATGAAAATGGAGCGGCCAATTTCTATTCGCTGTATGAAACTCCTGAAGACATGACCGAGAATGCCTGTCAGGCATTTATGGGGCTGAGTATTGGCTGTGCGAAATGTCATAATCATCCGCTCGAAAAATGGACGAATGACCAGTACTACTCGATGGCAAATCTCTTCTCCCGAGTGCGTGCAAAAGGCTGGGGCGGAGATCGACGAAATGGTGACGGATTGCGGACTGTCTTCGTTGTCGAGAGCGGAGAACTGTATCAACCTCGAACAGGCAAGCCGCAACCGCCGACTCCGCTCGATGGAGAACCGATTCCTTTTGACAGCACCGAAGATCGCAGAGTTGAGCTGGCAAAGTGGATGACATCTCCGGAAAACCCCTACTTCGCGAAGTCGATAACCAATCGTGTCTGGGCGAATTTCTTCGGCGTGGGGCTGGTTGAATCGATCGACGACATGCGTGTCTCGAACCCCGCCAGCAATGAAGAACTTCTCGAAGCCGCTGCAAAATATGTTGTTGAGAACAAATTTGATTTAAAAACGCTGATGCGGCAAATCCTGCAGTCGAATGCCTATCAGCGTTCGAGCTTACCGGTTGAGGGGAACGAAGCCGACACTCGCTTCTATTCGAGATACTTCCCTCGTCGATTGATTGCGGAAGTCATCCACGATTCGATTGCTCAGGCGACTGATGTCCCTTCAAACTTTGAACGTGTCGCTTTCCCTGGTGCAGACTTCCAAAAGACGGACTTTTATCCTGTTGGGACCCGTGCGATTCAGCTTTATGACTCTTCGGTAGAATCTTACTTTCTGAAAACCTTCGGAAGAAACACACGCAACATTGTTTGCGAGTGCGAGCGATCCAACGTCCCAAGCATGGTGCAGGTCTTGCATCTGTCGAATGGAACAACGATCAACGAAAAGGTTGAAAGCAAAGAGGGCCGCATCGCATCGCTGCTCGCCCAGCGGGAAAATGGAATGTCTACTGAGTCGCTCGTTGATCAATCATTTCTTTGGTGCTTGAGCCGCTACCCAACTGTTGACGAGCGAAGTGCTTTGACCACAATCATGAATGAAGCGTCCCCAGAAGAACAACGTCTCGTCATCGAAGATCTTTTCTGGTCGCTGATGACCAGCCGCGAGTTTATTTTTAATCACTAA
- a CDS encoding Gfo/Idh/MocA family oxidoreductase: MNRRNFLSTSAATTAALSFGAPYVHAESKAKKYRTALIGSGWWGTNILIEAIKAEKSKVVALCDVDMSQAEVCADEISALTDDEPKLYSDYREMLEKEDVEIVIIATPDHWHALNTIDSLKAGAHVFLEKPTGHTVKESRAIVKATEQADGIVQVGLHRRIGPHHVSGMEFLKSGQVGDIGLVRMFVHGGGGKESSTPNSQPPKDLDWEMYCGPAPLRPFNRKIHPGGFRHFLDYANGTLGDWGVHWLDQVLWWTDEKAPKRIYSTGGRPVRGEAVNNESGQTSDAPDHQSAVYEFETFTATWEHHRFGGKGAEPHPYGCYFYGTNGVFHMGWRDGWTFYPSKGGQKPVHQAPKFDNEKDGHNVPPLWQDFLDCIETGRTPVASAEIGHLATNLSLLGMLSFKLGRSIDWDGEKEIIPGDDEANALLRREYRGEWKYPEV; encoded by the coding sequence ATCAATCGCCGAAATTTTCTTTCAACGTCCGCTGCAACGACAGCAGCTCTTTCATTCGGTGCACCGTATGTGCATGCAGAGTCTAAAGCAAAAAAGTACCGAACCGCGTTGATCGGCTCGGGGTGGTGGGGAACGAACATCCTCATCGAGGCAATCAAGGCAGAGAAGTCGAAAGTCGTGGCATTGTGTGATGTCGACATGTCGCAAGCAGAAGTCTGTGCCGACGAAATTTCGGCACTCACCGATGACGAGCCAAAGCTTTACAGCGACTATCGAGAAATGCTTGAGAAGGAAGATGTTGAAATCGTCATCATCGCGACTCCGGATCACTGGCATGCATTGAATACAATTGATTCCCTCAAAGCAGGAGCACATGTCTTTCTGGAAAAACCGACCGGGCATACTGTTAAGGAAAGCCGGGCGATTGTGAAGGCGACCGAGCAGGCAGACGGCATTGTACAGGTTGGACTTCATCGTCGAATCGGTCCGCATCATGTGTCAGGAATGGAGTTTTTGAAGTCGGGCCAGGTGGGGGATATTGGACTCGTCCGAATGTTTGTGCATGGTGGGGGCGGCAAAGAATCGTCCACTCCGAATAGCCAGCCGCCGAAAGATCTGGACTGGGAGATGTACTGCGGCCCTGCCCCACTCAGACCGTTCAATCGAAAGATTCATCCCGGCGGATTTCGTCATTTCCTCGATTATGCCAACGGAACTCTCGGAGACTGGGGAGTTCATTGGTTGGATCAAGTGCTCTGGTGGACTGATGAGAAAGCACCGAAGCGAATTTATTCAACTGGGGGACGACCGGTCCGTGGAGAAGCTGTGAATAACGAAAGTGGTCAAACGTCCGACGCGCCTGACCACCAGTCTGCCGTTTACGAATTTGAGACATTCACAGCGACTTGGGAGCATCATCGCTTTGGTGGCAAAGGAGCCGAACCGCATCCGTATGGTTGCTACTTCTATGGAACGAATGGAGTTTTTCATATGGGCTGGCGTGATGGTTGGACGTTTTACCCCAGTAAGGGGGGGCAAAAGCCAGTCCATCAAGCCCCGAAGTTCGACAATGAAAAAGATGGCCACAATGTCCCTCCACTTTGGCAAGACTTTTTGGATTGTATCGAAACCGGACGAACCCCCGTTGCCAGTGCGGAGATTGGCCATTTGGCAACGAACCTTTCCCTGCTCGGGATGCTCTCTTTCAAGCTGGGGCGAAGCATCGACTGGGATGGTGAGAAAGAAATCATCCCCGGTGATGACGAAGCCAACGCCCTGCTCCGCCGTGAGTATCGTGGCGAATGGAAATACCCCGAAGTTTAG
- a CDS encoding FMN-binding negative transcriptional regulator gives MSFAETDEKRIREFVRSHPFAQLTSFDGQEPVVSHLPLLLDQNAGDNGQLLGHLAKANSQWKHADGTTVLAVFSGPHAYVSSSWYETLKSVPTWNYTAVHVYGRLHVVDDAQRLEEIVEELVGLMEADQKKAWSMKDAGDDFISQLLRMVIGFTIDIERIEAKFKLSQNHSKERRQLVINALEERTDDDSQQIAALMRSQLDD, from the coding sequence ATGAGTTTTGCTGAGACCGATGAGAAGCGAATTCGTGAATTTGTCCGTTCGCATCCTTTCGCTCAGCTCACGTCATTTGATGGTCAAGAACCGGTCGTATCGCATCTCCCGCTATTGCTGGACCAGAATGCAGGCGACAACGGGCAACTCCTGGGGCACTTAGCTAAAGCAAATTCGCAATGGAAACATGCGGATGGAACAACCGTGCTGGCGGTCTTTTCCGGCCCTCACGCGTACGTCTCTTCATCCTGGTATGAAACTTTGAAATCCGTACCCACATGGAACTATACCGCAGTTCATGTTTACGGTCGGTTGCATGTCGTTGATGATGCACAACGCTTGGAAGAGATCGTCGAAGAACTGGTAGGCCTCATGGAAGCGGACCAGAAAAAAGCATGGAGCATGAAGGATGCGGGGGACGACTTTATCAGTCAGCTTCTTCGTATGGTGATCGGGTTTACGATAGACATCGAGCGAATTGAAGCCAAGTTCAAGCTGAGCCAAAACCATTCGAAGGAACGCCGGCAACTGGTGATCAATGCACTTGAAGAAAGAACCGATGACGATTCCCAACAAATCGCAGCTCTGATGAGATCTCAGTTGGACGATTAG
- a CDS encoding CocE/NonD family hydrolase, giving the protein MATSSPSSRSHHRLPGFLLLVAIFLTPEHTIIAQTQPPTANALNLGGVNEQHVMVPMRDGKRLSVYLYLPEGDGPWPVLFEQRYASLRGNSTRLFAAELAKAGYVVALVNFRGTHLSEGKWVGYRTIQWGELQDGYDVCEWLAEQKWSTGKVGTFGSSQGGYAQNYLAVTQPPHLVCQYMVDTGLSLFQEGYRIGGTTRPERFKGMDGVARNPQDNRDLLAEWFQHPHFDDYWKAEDASLHFDKMNVPCFTIGSWYDFMNQGSIASFQGRQAKGGPNSKGQQQLLIGPWLHGRTNKGNRVGELTYPENAAWPSLDHMVEWFDHYLKGKDNKVEEAPTVRYYVMGATGEPDAPGNVWRNADNFPPQSTSTPIYLQQDKSLSEKLPEKNKSFTSYISDPLNPMQIPGRSFPGARDARAFEEQSEVLTFTSDVLEHPIEWTGRVHAELFVSSTAPDTDFIVRISDVYPDGRSILIVDYPWRARYRDGFDHEVLMEAGNVYKVAFPVGWMSQIFNKGHRIRVTIASTGAPLYEPNPQTGKPLTIEFPEDAQKATNSIHHSKKYPSKIIAPVLHHK; this is encoded by the coding sequence ATGGCCACGTCATCGCCCTCTTCTCGAAGCCATCACAGATTGCCGGGCTTTTTGTTACTGGTCGCCATATTCTTAACTCCAGAGCATACGATCATCGCCCAAACTCAGCCGCCCACAGCCAACGCTCTCAACCTTGGCGGCGTGAATGAACAGCACGTCATGGTCCCCATGCGAGACGGAAAACGCCTTTCTGTCTATCTTTATCTCCCTGAAGGCGATGGCCCTTGGCCTGTTCTTTTCGAACAACGTTACGCCAGCTTACGCGGAAACTCGACTCGACTTTTTGCTGCCGAGCTTGCCAAAGCGGGATACGTGGTGGCCTTGGTCAATTTTCGAGGAACACATCTTTCCGAAGGGAAATGGGTCGGCTATCGAACGATTCAATGGGGAGAACTCCAAGACGGATACGACGTTTGTGAATGGTTGGCTGAACAGAAATGGTCGACGGGAAAGGTTGGAACATTCGGAAGTTCACAGGGAGGTTACGCACAGAATTATCTCGCAGTCACTCAGCCGCCACATCTGGTCTGCCAGTACATGGTTGACACCGGGCTCAGCTTATTTCAGGAAGGATATCGAATCGGTGGAACCACACGACCAGAACGCTTCAAAGGGATGGATGGAGTTGCCCGGAATCCTCAGGACAACCGAGACTTGCTCGCCGAATGGTTTCAACATCCCCATTTTGATGACTACTGGAAAGCTGAAGATGCTTCGCTTCATTTTGATAAAATGAATGTCCCGTGCTTCACAATCGGAAGCTGGTACGACTTTATGAATCAGGGATCGATCGCCAGTTTCCAGGGGCGACAGGCCAAGGGAGGACCAAACTCAAAAGGACAGCAGCAGTTACTGATCGGACCATGGCTGCACGGTCGGACGAACAAAGGAAACCGCGTTGGTGAATTAACGTATCCCGAGAACGCAGCTTGGCCATCACTTGACCACATGGTCGAGTGGTTCGACCACTACTTGAAAGGCAAAGACAACAAAGTCGAAGAGGCTCCGACCGTTCGGTACTACGTGATGGGAGCAACCGGTGAGCCGGATGCGCCAGGTAATGTCTGGAGAAATGCCGACAACTTTCCGCCACAGTCAACTTCGACACCAATTTATCTTCAGCAAGACAAATCACTCTCAGAAAAACTTCCAGAGAAGAATAAAAGTTTCACAAGTTACATCAGCGATCCACTCAACCCAATGCAAATTCCCGGTCGATCATTTCCCGGAGCTCGTGATGCACGCGCATTCGAAGAGCAGTCAGAAGTGCTGACATTTACCAGCGATGTCCTCGAACATCCAATTGAATGGACGGGACGCGTCCACGCAGAACTCTTTGTCTCCTCCACTGCACCCGATACAGATTTCATCGTAAGAATCAGCGATGTCTATCCTGATGGACGCTCAATCTTGATCGTCGACTACCCTTGGCGTGCCCGCTATCGAGATGGCTTTGATCACGAAGTTTTGATGGAAGCAGGCAACGTCTACAAAGTCGCTTTCCCGGTTGGATGGATGAGCCAGATCTTTAACAAGGGACATCGCATTCGTGTCACCATTGCCAGCACCGGCGCCCCATTGTACGAGCCGAATCCTCAGACGGGAAAACCACTGACAATCGAATTCCCGGAAGATGCACAGAAGGCTACAAACTCCATCCACCACAGCAAAAAATATCCATCAAAGATCATCGCCCCAGTGCTTCATCACAAGTGA